In one window of Camelina sativa cultivar DH55 chromosome 15, Cs, whole genome shotgun sequence DNA:
- the LOC104744563 gene encoding AT-hook motif nuclear-localized protein 14-like produces MEPNESHLHHHQQQQQQHHQQHHQHLHQQQLQQQQQQRLSSPYFLPQHPQLQLHHHPTTVSTTASTVPSSNNGLFPPQPLQPNDGSSSSIAVYPHSVPSSAVTAPMEPLKRKRGRPRKYVTPEQALAAKKMASSASSSSAKERRERAALAGGTASSNSGSSKKPLLGSVGKTGQSFTPHVVNIAPGEDVAQKILLFANQSKHELCVLSASGTISNVSLRQPATSYEGQYEILSLSGSYIRTEQGGKTGGLSASLSGSDGQIVGGAIGNHFTAAGPVQVILGTFQLDRKKDAAGSGGKGDASNSGNRLTSPASTGLMLDMGFRPGMEPTGRNPMRGHDEQHHHHQTGLGGSQPFMMQAPQGMHMTHIRSSEWGRGGHSGHDVRGGGGYDLSGRLGHESSENGDYEQQIPD; encoded by the exons ATGGAACCTAACGAAAGCCACCTTCATCACcaccaacagcaacaacaacagcaccATCAACAGCACCATCAACATCTCCATCAACAGCAactgcagcagcagcaacaacaacgacTCAGTTCTCCTTACTTCCTCCCCCAGCACCCCCAACTACAGCTCCACCACCATCCAACCACCGTATCAACCACTGCTTCTACCGTTCCATCTTCCAACAATGGGCTTTTCCCACCGCAGCCGCTACAGCCTAATGATGGTTCTTCTTCCTCGATTGCGGTTTACCCTCATTCAGTTCCGTCCTCCGCTGTGACGGCGCCGATGGAGCCGTTAAAGAGGAAGAGAGGTCGACCGAGGAAGTATGTGACGCCTGAACAAGCCCTAGCGGCTAAAAAAATGGCTTCTTCTGCGAGTAGTTCGTCTGctaaagagaggagagagcgaGCAGCTCTTGCCGGAGGTACGGCGTCGTCCAATTCCGGCTCATCCAAGAAACCTCTGCTTGGTTCTGTCG GGAAAACTGGGCAAAGCTTTACTCCGCATGTTGTTAATATAGCTCCTGGTGAG GATGTGGCCCAAAAGATTTTGCTTTTCGCAAACCAAAGCAAGCATGAACTATGCGTTCTTTCTGCATCAGGCACCATCTCTAATGTATCCTTGCGCCAACCGGCTACATCATATGAG GGTCAGTATGAGATTCTCTCACTATCCGGATCATATATCCGGACAGAACAAGGTGGTAAAACCGGTGGCCTTAGCGCTTCTTTATCTGGTTCAGATGGTCAGATCGTCGGTGGAGCGATTGGGAACCACTTCACAGCTGCTGGCCCGGTTCAG GTGATTCTTGGTACGTTTCAGCTTGATAGAAAGAAGGATGCTGCCGGGAGTGGTGGGAAAGGGGATGCTTCAAACAGCGGAAATCGGTTGACCTCTCCCGCTAGCACTGGACTGATGCTTGACATGGGTTTCCGTCCTGGTATGGAACCTACAGGAAGAAATCCAATGCGGGGACACGATGagcagcatcatcatcatcaaactggTTTAGGTGGATCTCAACCTTTCATGATGCAGGCGCCGCAGGGAATGCACATGACACACATCCGGTCGTCTGAATGGGGTAGAGGAGGCCACAGCGGTCATGATGTTAGAGGCGGTGGCGGGTATGACTTATCAG GAAGGTTAGGACATGAGTCATCGGAGAATGGAGATTATGAGCAGCAAATACCTGATTAG